In a single window of the Vitis vinifera cultivar Pinot Noir 40024 chromosome 6, ASM3070453v1 genome:
- the LOC100265607 gene encoding subtilisin-like protease SBT3.18, which translates to MCFFHRETMASSFQCFWGLFFSLSIYFIQATPTSNVYIVYLGLNQSHDPLLTSKHHHQLLSNVFECEEAAKQSILYHYKHSFSGFAAKLNENQANILAKMEGVVSVFRSRTMKLHTTRSWDFMGLTLDESSEVTPLQLAYGDDIVVGVLDSGVWPESKSFQEESCLGPIPSCWKGKCVKGEMFDPKRDCNRKLIGAQYYHKGFEEEFGPVNPRTFDYKSPRDFVGHGTHTASTAVGSVVKNVSSFGFGQGTARGGAPRTRLAVYKVCWNEGLEGICSEADIMAGFDNALHDGVHVISASFGGGPPLRPFFKSQAGIGSFHAMQLGVSVVFSAGNDGPAPSSVGNVAPWSICVAASTIDRSFPTKILLDKTISVMGEGFVTKKVKGKLAPARTFFRDGNCSPENSRNKTAEGMVILCFSNTPSDIGYAEVAVVNIGASGLIYALPVTDQIAETDIIPTVRINQNQGTKLRQYIDSAPKPVVISPSKTTIGKSPAPTIAHFSSRGPNTVSSDILKPDISAPGASIMAAWPPVTPPAPSSSDKRSVNWNFLSGTSMACPHVTGVVALIKSAHPDWSPAAIKSAIMTTAYNRDSTHDSILAGGSRKVADPFDIGAGHLNPLKAMDPGLVYDMQASDYIAYLCDIGYTREQIKAIVLPGTHVSCSKEDQSISNLNYPSITVSNLQSTVTIKRTVRNVGPKKTAVYFVSIVNPCGVKVSIWPRILFFSCFKEEHTYYVTLKPQKKSQGRYDFGEIVWTDGFHYVRSPLVVSVNNAGDSDDSLSYSI; encoded by the exons ATGTGTTTCTTCCATAGGGAGACAATGGCCTCTTCTTTTCAGTGTTTTTGGGGCCTATTCTTCTCACTTTCCATCTATTTTATTCAAGCCACACCTACATCTAAT GTTTACATAGTCTATTTAGGGCTCAACCAGTCCCATGATCCTCTTCTCACTTCAAAACACCATCACCAACTcctatctaatgtgtttgaatg TGAAGAAGCGGCAAAGCAATCCATTCTCTATCACTACAAGCATAGCTTCTCAGGGTTTGCAGCAAAGCTCAATGAAAATCAAGCAAACATATTAGCCA AGATGGAAGGAGTGGTATCAGTGTTTAGGAGCAGGACGATGAAATTGCACACAACCAGAAGCTGGGATTTCATGGGTCTCACTTTGGACGAGAGCAGTGAAGTGACTCCATTGCAGCTAGCCTATGGTGATGACATAGTTGTCGGAGTCCTTGATTCAG GTGTTTGGCCAGAATCTAAGAGTTTCCAGGAAGAGTCTTGCTTGGGGCCTATTCCTTCATGTTGGAAAGGAAAATGTGTTAAAGGTGAAATGTTTGACCCCAAAAGGGACTGCAATCGAAAGTTAATTGGTGCCCAATACTACCACAAGGGGTTTGAAGAAGAATTTGGGCCAGTGAACCCTAGAACCTTCGACTATAAGTCGCCTCGAGATTTTGTTGGTCATGGTACACATACAGCCTCAACAGCAGTTGGGTCCGTAGTTAAAAATGTAAGCTCCTTTGGCTTTGGGCAAGGCACTGCTAGGGGTGGAGCGCCTAGGACTCGGCTAGCAGTGTACAAAGTATGTTGGAACGAAGGCCTAGAAGGAATATGCTCCGAAGCAGATATAATGGCAGGTTTTGATAACGCTTTGCATGATGGAGTTCATGTGATCTCAGCCTCATTTGGTGGAGGACCACCACTGAGGCCATTCTTTAAATCCCAGGCGGGTATCGGTTCCTTTCATGCAATGCAGTTGGGTGTTAGTGTGGTATTCTCAGCAGGTAACGATGGGCCTGCACCGTCTAGTGTTGGAAATGTTGCCCCATGGAGCATCTGTGTAGCTGCTTCAACTATTGATCGATCATTTCCGACCAAGATACTACTGGATAAGACCATTTCTGTCATG GGAGAAGGCTTTGTTACCAAAAAAGTTAAGGGGAAGTTGGCTCCTGCAAGGACCTTTTTTAGGGACGG GAACTGTTCTCCGGAGAATTCGCGAAATAAAACAGCAGAAGGGATGGTAATCCTATGCTTCTCCAACACTCCAAGCGACATTGGTTATGCAGAAGTTGCAGTGGTGAACATTGGTGCCTCCGGGTTGATCTATGCTTTGCCTGTGACTGATCAGATTGCCGAAACTGATATAATCCCCACTGTCCGCATCAACCAAAATCAAGGAACTAAACTCCGTCAATACATTGATAGTGCTCC AAAACCTGTGGTGATATCACCTAGTAAGACGACTATCGGAAAGTCACCGGCACCCACAATTGCACACTTCTCTTCTAGAGGGCCTAACACAGTTTCATCTGATATTCTCAAG CCAGACATAAGTGCTCCAGGAGCTAGTATAATGGCAGCATGGCCTCCTGTTACTCCTCCAGCTCCATCATCAAGTGACAAGCGGTCTGTGAACTGGAATTTTCTGTCCGGGACATCAATGGCGTGCCCTCATGTAACGGGAGTTGTTGCCCTTATCAAATCAGCCCACCCAGACTGGTCTCCTGCAGCCATTAAATCTGCTATCATGACTACCG CTTACAACAGGGATAGCACTCATGACAGTATTCTAGCCGGTGGATCAAGGAAAGTTGCAGATCCCTTTGACATTGGTGCTGGCCACTTAAATCCCTTGAAGGCAATGGATCCAGGGCTAGTTTATGACATGCAGGCAAGTGACTACATTGCCTACCTTTGCGATATTGGATACACCAGAGAACAAATAAAGGCCATTGTTCTTCCTGGAACCCATGTTAGCTGTTCAAAAGAAGACCAATCCATCTCAAACCTAAACTATCCTTCAATCACAGTTTCCAACCTCCAATCCACAGTGACGATCAAGAGGACTGTTCGTAATGTGGGACCCAAAAAAACAGCAGTTTACTTTGTTAGTATTGTGAATCCTTGTGGGGTTAAGGTATCAATCTGGCCAAGGATTCTATTTTTCTCATGCTTTAAGGAAGAACACACCTACTATGTGACTCTGAAACCACAGAAGAAGTCTCAAGGGAGGTATGACTTTGGGGAGATAGTGTGGACAGATGGGTTCCATTATGTGAGGAGTCCACTGGTGGTGTCTGTGAACAATGCTGGGGACTCTGATGATTCTCTATCTTACAGCATTTGA
- the LOC100258679 gene encoding probable serine/threonine-protein kinase PBL16 isoform X1, which produces MGNCWCRWKPSIYRVSSNAKSESPKDQSPSVKPMKDIRKLPSNPEEVEDLRRDSAANPLIVFTFNELKQITGNFRQDYVLGGGGFGSVYKGFVTEDLMEGLQPLPVAVKVHDGDNSFQGHREWLAEVIFLGQLSHPNLVKLIGYGCEDEHRVLVYEYMARGSVENNLFSRVLLPLSWYIRMKIAFGAAKGLAFLHDAEKPVIYRDFKTSNILLDLDYNPKLSDFGLAKDGPEGDKSHVSTRIMGTYGYAAPEYIMTGHLSPRSDVYSFGVVLLELLTGRKSLDKSRPAREQNLTDWALPLLREKKKLLNIIDPRLEGDYPVKGVHKAAMLAYHCLNRNPKARPLMRDIVDSLEPLQVATDVSPDKQTFTVITNEVPNAAV; this is translated from the exons ATGGGAAATTGTTGGTGTAGGTGGAAACCTTCAATTTACAGAGTCTCATCTAATGCAAAGTCAG AGTCACCAAAGGATCAGAGCCCATCGGTGAAACCAATGAAGGACATTAGAAAGTTACCGTCAAATCCTGAAGAAGTAGAGGACCTGCGTCGTGATTCAGCGGCAAATCCATTGATCGTGTTCACATTCAATGAACTCAAGCAAATTACTGGAAATTTTAGACAAGATTATGTGTTGGGTGGAGGAGGATTTGGAAGTGTTTATAAAGGGTTTGTTACAGAGGATCTAATGGAGGGGCTTCAGCCCCTCCCTGTAGCCGTTAAAGTTCATGATGGCGACAACAGTTTTCAAGGCCACAGAGAATGGCTG GCTGAAGTCATATTCTTGGGGCAGCTTTCCCATCCAAATTTGGTGAAACTCATTGGATACGGCTGCGAGGATGAACATCGGGTATTAGTATATGAGTACATGGCTCGTGGTAGTGTGGAAAACAATCTATTCTCGA GAGTACTGCTTCCTCTTTCATGGTACATTAGGATGAAGATTGCATTTGGTGCTGCAAAAGGGCTTGCCTTTCTGCATGACGCTGAGAAACCTGTCATCTATCGTGATTTTAAGACATCTAACATTTTGTTAGACCTG GACTACAATCCAAAGCTCTCTGACTTTGGCCTTGCAAAAGACGGACCAGAGGGTGATAAATCTCACGTCTCTACTCGCATAATGGGAACATATGGTTATGCAGCACCTGAGTATATCATGACTG GCCATCTGAGTCCTAGAAGTGATGTTTACAGCTTTGGGGTTGTTCTCTTAGAACTTCTCACAGGGAGGAAATCTCTAGACAAGTCCAGACCAGCCCGAGAACAGAACCTTACAGACTGGGCTCTCCCATTGCttagagagaagaagaaattgCTCAACATCATAGACCCAAGATTAGAAGGAGACTATCCTGTGAAAGGAGTTCACAAGGCAGCCATGCTAGCTTATCATTGCCTGAACCGGAACCCAAAAGCAAGGCCTCTCATGCGAGACATAGTAGATTCCTTGGAGCCTCTTCAGGTTGCCACTGATGTTTCCCCTGACAAACAGACTTTTACTGTGATTACTAATGAGGTTCCAAATGCAGCAGTGTAA
- the LOC100258679 gene encoding probable serine/threonine-protein kinase PBL16 isoform X2 — MESPKDQSPSVKPMKDIRKLPSNPEEVEDLRRDSAANPLIVFTFNELKQITGNFRQDYVLGGGGFGSVYKGFVTEDLMEGLQPLPVAVKVHDGDNSFQGHREWLAEVIFLGQLSHPNLVKLIGYGCEDEHRVLVYEYMARGSVENNLFSRVLLPLSWYIRMKIAFGAAKGLAFLHDAEKPVIYRDFKTSNILLDLDYNPKLSDFGLAKDGPEGDKSHVSTRIMGTYGYAAPEYIMTGHLSPRSDVYSFGVVLLELLTGRKSLDKSRPAREQNLTDWALPLLREKKKLLNIIDPRLEGDYPVKGVHKAAMLAYHCLNRNPKARPLMRDIVDSLEPLQVATDVSPDKQTFTVITNEVPNAAV; from the exons ATGG AGTCACCAAAGGATCAGAGCCCATCGGTGAAACCAATGAAGGACATTAGAAAGTTACCGTCAAATCCTGAAGAAGTAGAGGACCTGCGTCGTGATTCAGCGGCAAATCCATTGATCGTGTTCACATTCAATGAACTCAAGCAAATTACTGGAAATTTTAGACAAGATTATGTGTTGGGTGGAGGAGGATTTGGAAGTGTTTATAAAGGGTTTGTTACAGAGGATCTAATGGAGGGGCTTCAGCCCCTCCCTGTAGCCGTTAAAGTTCATGATGGCGACAACAGTTTTCAAGGCCACAGAGAATGGCTG GCTGAAGTCATATTCTTGGGGCAGCTTTCCCATCCAAATTTGGTGAAACTCATTGGATACGGCTGCGAGGATGAACATCGGGTATTAGTATATGAGTACATGGCTCGTGGTAGTGTGGAAAACAATCTATTCTCGA GAGTACTGCTTCCTCTTTCATGGTACATTAGGATGAAGATTGCATTTGGTGCTGCAAAAGGGCTTGCCTTTCTGCATGACGCTGAGAAACCTGTCATCTATCGTGATTTTAAGACATCTAACATTTTGTTAGACCTG GACTACAATCCAAAGCTCTCTGACTTTGGCCTTGCAAAAGACGGACCAGAGGGTGATAAATCTCACGTCTCTACTCGCATAATGGGAACATATGGTTATGCAGCACCTGAGTATATCATGACTG GCCATCTGAGTCCTAGAAGTGATGTTTACAGCTTTGGGGTTGTTCTCTTAGAACTTCTCACAGGGAGGAAATCTCTAGACAAGTCCAGACCAGCCCGAGAACAGAACCTTACAGACTGGGCTCTCCCATTGCttagagagaagaagaaattgCTCAACATCATAGACCCAAGATTAGAAGGAGACTATCCTGTGAAAGGAGTTCACAAGGCAGCCATGCTAGCTTATCATTGCCTGAACCGGAACCCAAAAGCAAGGCCTCTCATGCGAGACATAGTAGATTCCTTGGAGCCTCTTCAGGTTGCCACTGATGTTTCCCCTGACAAACAGACTTTTACTGTGATTACTAATGAGGTTCCAAATGCAGCAGTGTAA
- the LOC100258679 gene encoding probable serine/threonine-protein kinase PBL16 isoform X3, translating to MKDIRKLPSNPEEVEDLRRDSAANPLIVFTFNELKQITGNFRQDYVLGGGGFGSVYKGFVTEDLMEGLQPLPVAVKVHDGDNSFQGHREWLAEVIFLGQLSHPNLVKLIGYGCEDEHRVLVYEYMARGSVENNLFSRVLLPLSWYIRMKIAFGAAKGLAFLHDAEKPVIYRDFKTSNILLDLDYNPKLSDFGLAKDGPEGDKSHVSTRIMGTYGYAAPEYIMTGHLSPRSDVYSFGVVLLELLTGRKSLDKSRPAREQNLTDWALPLLREKKKLLNIIDPRLEGDYPVKGVHKAAMLAYHCLNRNPKARPLMRDIVDSLEPLQVATDVSPDKQTFTVITNEVPNAAV from the exons ATGAAGGACATTAGAAAGTTACCGTCAAATCCTGAAGAAGTAGAGGACCTGCGTCGTGATTCAGCGGCAAATCCATTGATCGTGTTCACATTCAATGAACTCAAGCAAATTACTGGAAATTTTAGACAAGATTATGTGTTGGGTGGAGGAGGATTTGGAAGTGTTTATAAAGGGTTTGTTACAGAGGATCTAATGGAGGGGCTTCAGCCCCTCCCTGTAGCCGTTAAAGTTCATGATGGCGACAACAGTTTTCAAGGCCACAGAGAATGGCTG GCTGAAGTCATATTCTTGGGGCAGCTTTCCCATCCAAATTTGGTGAAACTCATTGGATACGGCTGCGAGGATGAACATCGGGTATTAGTATATGAGTACATGGCTCGTGGTAGTGTGGAAAACAATCTATTCTCGA GAGTACTGCTTCCTCTTTCATGGTACATTAGGATGAAGATTGCATTTGGTGCTGCAAAAGGGCTTGCCTTTCTGCATGACGCTGAGAAACCTGTCATCTATCGTGATTTTAAGACATCTAACATTTTGTTAGACCTG GACTACAATCCAAAGCTCTCTGACTTTGGCCTTGCAAAAGACGGACCAGAGGGTGATAAATCTCACGTCTCTACTCGCATAATGGGAACATATGGTTATGCAGCACCTGAGTATATCATGACTG GCCATCTGAGTCCTAGAAGTGATGTTTACAGCTTTGGGGTTGTTCTCTTAGAACTTCTCACAGGGAGGAAATCTCTAGACAAGTCCAGACCAGCCCGAGAACAGAACCTTACAGACTGGGCTCTCCCATTGCttagagagaagaagaaattgCTCAACATCATAGACCCAAGATTAGAAGGAGACTATCCTGTGAAAGGAGTTCACAAGGCAGCCATGCTAGCTTATCATTGCCTGAACCGGAACCCAAAAGCAAGGCCTCTCATGCGAGACATAGTAGATTCCTTGGAGCCTCTTCAGGTTGCCACTGATGTTTCCCCTGACAAACAGACTTTTACTGTGATTACTAATGAGGTTCCAAATGCAGCAGTGTAA
- the LOC100854456 gene encoding probable WRKY transcription factor 3 isoform X1: MQTNQQPHFTLPSLFLSLSVAEKPKDTFLLSFSFLSFPGRWAGESFERTSEELAAMNEASHLTRDASMEAFEEFREGQETERSSYRLVLPADGYEWKKYGQKFIKNIGKFRSYFKCQRTGCGAKKKAEWTPTEPSDIKVKYDGKHTHDSWAYSVQSEGNSTASTATNQYNLFTQVFGDQDSSIRHHDTN; the protein is encoded by the exons ATGCAGACAAATCAACAACCCCACTTCACACTgccctctctctttctctctctttctgttGCTGAGAAGCCAAAAGACActttccttctctctttctcctttttAAGTTTTCCTGGGAGGTGGGCTGGAGAGAGTTTTGAGAGAACTAGTGAGGAGctagcagccatgaatgaagctTCTCATCTTACCAGAGATGCCTCCAT GGAAGCTTTTGAGGAATTCAGGGAAGGGCAGGAGACAGAAAGATCAAGCTACAGATTGGTGTTACCAGCAGATGGATATGAATGGAAAAAGTATGGCCAGAAGTTCATAAAAAACATTGGCAAGTTCAG AAGCTATTTCAAGTGCCAAAGGACAGGTTGTGGGGCAAAGAAGAAGGCAGAGTGGACTCCCACAGAGCCCAGTGACATTAAAGTTAAATATGATGGAAAGCACACCCATGACTCTTGGGCATACTCAGTCCAATCAGAAGGGAATTCCACTGCTAGCACAGCCACCAACCAGTATAACTTGTTCACACAGGTGTTTGGAGATCAAGACTCTTCCATTAGGCATCATGATACCAATTGA
- the LOC100854456 gene encoding probable WRKY transcription factor 2 isoform X2, translating to MYTQTSMEAFEEFREGQETERSSYRLVLPADGYEWKKYGQKFIKNIGKFRSYFKCQRTGCGAKKKAEWTPTEPSDIKVKYDGKHTHDSWAYSVQSEGNSTASTATNQYNLFTQVFGDQDSSIRHHDTN from the exons ATGTACACACAGACATCAAT GGAAGCTTTTGAGGAATTCAGGGAAGGGCAGGAGACAGAAAGATCAAGCTACAGATTGGTGTTACCAGCAGATGGATATGAATGGAAAAAGTATGGCCAGAAGTTCATAAAAAACATTGGCAAGTTCAG AAGCTATTTCAAGTGCCAAAGGACAGGTTGTGGGGCAAAGAAGAAGGCAGAGTGGACTCCCACAGAGCCCAGTGACATTAAAGTTAAATATGATGGAAAGCACACCCATGACTCTTGGGCATACTCAGTCCAATCAGAAGGGAATTCCACTGCTAGCACAGCCACCAACCAGTATAACTTGTTCACACAGGTGTTTGGAGATCAAGACTCTTCCATTAGGCATCATGATACCAATTGA